A single window of Triplophysa rosa linkage group LG2, Trosa_1v2, whole genome shotgun sequence DNA harbors:
- the LOC130551328 gene encoding uncharacterized protein LOC130551328, translating into MLKKKWELEQYLNTSLNSLEDSLARAQTTLRNIRENRVAFSVGLADKRRCVGPVKAAVNVTYQSIFINIGEAYNSTTGVFTVTRSGVYNLALTVFSDAGSPGAPLAICVSIRQNGVALAALREKYDQDQEDQATVVLLAELHVGDHITVSLQPGCWLCDDQHHYNTFSGFLLYATE; encoded by the exons ATGCTGAAGAAAAAATGGGAGTTAGAACAATATTTAAACACCAGTCTGAATTCGCTGGAGGATTCGCTGGCAAGAGCACAGACCACACTCAGAAACATCAGAG AGAATCGAGTGGCATTTTCTGTGGGTCTAGCTGACAAGCGACGATGTGTTGGTCCAGTGAAAGCAGCTGTAAATGTGACCTATCAGAGTATCTTTATCAACATTGGAGAAGCCTATAATTCCACCACTGGTGTGTTCACTGTGACAAGATCGGGCGTGTACAATCTGGCATTAACCGTGTTCAGTGACGCGGGGTCACCAGGTGCACCTCTGGCCATCTGCGTCAGTATCAGGCAGAACGGTGTGGCCCTTGCAGCACTCAGAGAGAAATACGATCAAGACCAGGAAGACCAGGCCACTGTTGTTTTACTCGCGGAGCTCCACGTAGGGGACCACATTACCGTCAGTCTCCAGCCTGGCTGCTGGCTGTGTGATGATCAGCATCATTATAACACATTTAGTGGGTTTCTGCTGTATGCTACAGAGTAG
- the tagln2 gene encoding transgelin-2, which yields MANKGPSYGLSREVQSKIDKKYDPDLEERLVQWIIAQCGDGVGKPQAGKQGFQEWLKDGCVLCGLINSLHKDSKPVKKVQSSGMAFKQMEQISQFLGAAERYGVTKSDMFQTVDLWEGKDLAAVQMTLMSLGSLAVTKDDGCYQGDPSWFHKKAQENRRDFTDDQLKEGQSVIGLQMGTNKGASQAGMTGYGRPRQIFNN from the exons ATGGCGAATAAAGGTCCATCCTATGGTTTGAGCCGTGAGGTGCAGAGTAAGATCGACAAGAAATATGATCCGGACCTTGAGGAGCGGCTGGTGCAATGGATAATCGCTCAATGTGGGGATGGTGTAGGAAAACCCCAAGCTGGAAAACAAGGCTTCCAGGAGTGGCTTAAAGATGGCTGT GTTTTATGTGGGCTGATTAACAGTCTCCATAAAGATTCAAAGCCTGTGAAAAAGGTCCAAAGTTCTGGAATGGCTTTTAAACAGATGGAACAGATTTCTCAGTTTCTCGGTGCTGCCGAGCGCTACGGAGTCACCAAGTCTGACATGTTCCAAACAGTCGACCTCTGGGAGG GTAAGGACCTCGCCGCCGTGCAGATGACACTGATGTCTTTGGGGAGTCTGGCTGTTACTAAGGACGATGGTTGTTACCAAGGTGACCCTAGTTGGTTCCACAA GAAAGCCCAGGAGAACAGGAGGGACTTCACTGACGATCAGCTGAAGGAGGGTCAGAGTGTCATTGGCCTACAGATGGGCACTAACAAAGGGGCATCGCAGGCAGGTATGACTGGATACGGTCGACCTCGGCAGATCTTCAACAACTAA
- the il13ra2 gene encoding interleukin-13 receptor subunit alpha-2 gives MNLYHQTMTMTLPRNILLLTKEFAWLSAVMIVLLTQKAVSTSAVMACGVSVDPPASIQITDPGNLGYLTIHWAQPASLKNLTDCKIRYQLRYYDTYEERWRIVRTHELSYSAQFDLEKPIKIRIVTLMKCTCTNGTEVQGEEADREYTPDLTGVEGSRIREFHCVFHGKEYMDCTWESGPVQPPNSQYYLYYWHREMDETKGCPEYIILNEVRRGCRFPHQSLLEFSQFNMCVNGSSAAGSLRAAFFSLEVQNYVKPAAVSSLQMLETVERLRLDWVPPSGLVPDHCLEYELESNVVMKDGKEKEHRKLLEKTSYDLLKDGESKFTCFRVRSKMSMYCADQGLWSDWSQTTCTASEEKTQYISSWHLLNLALGITVVVVFILCLSLWIIKNLCRKNDVIYTLYKQKINETLPTALSPIFQ, from the exons ATGAACTTATACCATCAGACTATGACT ATGACACTTCCGAGGAATATTCTGCTACTGACTAAAGAATTTGCATGGCTCTCTGCTGTCATGATAGTTTTACTGACTCAGAAGGCTGTCTCAACATCTGCTGTTATGGCCTGTGGGGTGTCTG TGGATCCACCTGCCAGTATTCAGATAACAGACCCTGGAAACCTGGGTTACCTTACAATCCACTGGGCTCAACCAGCCAGCCTTAAGAACCTCACAGACTGCAAAATCAGATACCAGCTCCGATACTATGACACCTATGAGGAGCGCTGGAGA ATTGTCCGAACACATGAACTGAGTTATTCTGCCCAGTTTGACCTTGAGAAACCCATCAAGATAAGAATTGTCACTCTGATGAAATGCACTTGCACCAATGGGACAGAGGTCCAAGGAGAGGAGGCAGACAGGGAGTACACACCTGACCTTACAG GTGTGGAAGGGTCAAGAATAAGAGAGTTTCACTGTGTTTTCCATGGGAAGGAGTATATGGACTGCACGTGGGAGTCAGGACCGGTCCAGCCGCCAAATTCACAGTACTACTTGTATTACTG GCATAGAGAAATGGATGAAACAAAGGGATGCCCAGAATACATCATATTAAATGAGGTTCGGCGAGGATGCAGGTTTCCTCATCAATCTCTGTTAGAGTTCTCTCAGTTTAATATGTGTGTCAATGGATCATCTGCAGCTGGAAGCCTGAGAGCGGCCTTCTTCTCTTTGGAGGTCCAAAATTATG TAAAACCAGCAGCGGTTTCCTCTCTTCAGATGTTAGAGACTGTTGAACGGTTGAGGTTAGATTGGGTGCCACCCAGTGGTTTAGTTCCAGATCACTGCTTGGAATATGAGCTGGAGAGCAATGTTGTGATGAAAGATGGCAAAGAGAAAGAG CACAGGAAACTTCTTGAGAAAACATCGTACGATTTACTGAAGGATGGAGAAAGTAAATTTACCTGCTTTCGGGTCAGGTCAAAGATGAGCATGTACTGTGCTGATCAGGGACTTTGGAGCGATTGGAGCCAAACAACATGTACAG CATCAGAAGAGAAAACCCAATATATATCATCATGGCATCTTCTAAATCTGGCGTTGGGTATCACTGTTGTTGTAGTCTTCATCCTCTGTCTTTCATTGTGGATTATAAAGAACTT GTGCAGAAAGAATGACGTTATCTACACTTTATACAAGCAGAAGATTAATGAAACCCTTCCCACAGCCCTCAGTCCCATTTTCCAATGA